Below is a window of Saccopteryx bilineata isolate mSacBil1 chromosome 11, mSacBil1_pri_phased_curated, whole genome shotgun sequence DNA.
GGAGAGGAGCCAGGAATTAAATCTCAGCTAATGAACCTTATTCGATCTGTAAGAACTGTAATGAGAGGTAAGAAGAAAAACTAGTGGAACACTCTTAAGTAGTTTGAATTTTGTGGTTTGATTTAAGTATCAAAGCTTCTGAGCATGAATACTATCACATATCATCTTTGTAGTGggaaattttttctctttaacctGGCTTTATTGCTTAAAAGTTACTAGTTTCTTTCTTAGTTTGCCCCTTATTTCTAAGCCAGTTGGTGCAAATGGAATGCTCAGGAGTATAATCTGTATGTTACCTCTCAGAATTCAAAGACAATGATATACTTGTTTTGGGGAAATTCTGCTGCTTCCAAGTAGTAAAGTCATCTAGAGTTCTACCAGGctttcaagagaaaaataaaggtcCCTTTTCTGCTATTCTAttagaaaatatagtattttagagCAACTCAATAAAAAGAGCTCAAAACCTTATAATGAAAACAATTCGAACtagggtctctttttttttttagctgctttaATCACACGTTTGAATGATAAGTTGATTCTTAATTTAGTGATGAAGCTATGGAGTCTTATTTGCACTGTATTTCTAATGTTGAGTGTCACTGGTAGCCGTATGTATCTATTTTGTCCTGGGTCCAGTATGCTTCTGTGTTCCCAGAGCTACACTAGCACTGTCCACAGATATTTCTGTATTAATCTACTTGTATCGATGGGACCCTTATCCTCAGTCACGTAAGccctttttaaattaactttcggATTTTATGATCTAGTACATGTTGGAATGTTCCTGTTATAAGTATTTGCAACTTGATTATGATGACATATTCTTGAGGTATTTCTGTCCTTCCTAGATACTAGTAACTATGACTTAGTTTTTTTCtacttactttctttttcaactttttgttgtaaaaagtttttaacaaacttttttcttctttttttgcagtgCCATTGATAATAGTAAACTCAGTTGCAATTGTATTACTTCTACTATTTGGGTGAAGATCAGTGAGGGAAGTGGAGACTCAGAAGAGATGCCAGCAGAAGTTAGTACTTTGGTCTTTATTGGAATGTACATATCTTGGCTGGCTGTCCTTGGACTTGACAAAAATGTAAACCTGATAATAAAACCAGAGTCCctatttatatgattttttacAATGTTGTACTTGTAGTTTCATTACAAGAAGATCAGATCATCA
It encodes the following:
- the IER3IP1 gene encoding immediate early response 3-interacting protein 1, with protein sequence MAFTLYSLLQAALLCVNAIAVLHEERFLKNIGWGTDQGIGGFGEEPGIKSQLMNLIRSVRTVMRVPLIIVNSVAIVLLLLFG